The following DNA comes from Janthinobacterium sp. TB1-E2.
CAGCGCATGAACTTCGAGATGGCGCTGCTGACAGCCATGTCCAGCTGCAGGAAAGTGAGTCCCACCTTGAAACCGGCACTGCTGAAAATGCAGTGCGAGACGGACACCCGCGCCTCGATGATGTGCGCCGCGCCATCGTAAAACAGCTCGAACAGCACCTTGCCCTGCTTGCCTGTCGGCACCGGCTCAGCGATGACGGCCGCCATGCCACCGGGCCCCACATCAAGGGTGCGCGCCGCCACGGGACCCGCGCCATCGATGACCAACATTGCCTTGGCACGCAAAATCTTGCGTGCGCCCTGCCTTTGCTCTACTGACACTGTATTCCGCTTCTCTCTATGCATTGTCGATACGAATTCGCCATGCGAACTCATCGGACAAATATTATAGTTCCAAACGGAAATTATGTTTGACTTGTCTCAAGCTTGGCATTTAAGCCATACCAACTTTTACTCCAAGTCGCGGAGTTTATTGAACGCTTCGTCGATGCGCTCGACGCCGATGACCTTGAGGCCTTCGATGAGCTGTTTCGGCAAATTGGACTTGGGCACCACGGCCAAGGTAAAGCCCAGCTTGGCCGCTTCGCGCAAGCGCTCCTGGCCCCGTGGCGCGGGGCGAATTTCACCAGCCAGCCCCACCTCGCCAAACACGACCAATCCCCGTGGCAGGGGTTTGTTGCGCATCGACGAGTTAATTGCCAGCAAGACAGCCAGGTCGGCCGCCGGTTCCGTGATCTTCACGCCGCCGACGGCATTGATGAACACATCCTGGTCGAACGCGGCGATGCCCGCATGACGGTGCGCCACGGCCAGCAGCATGGCCAGGCGGTTCTGCTCCAGGCCGACAGACAAGCGGCGCGCATTGGGCAAGTGGCTGGTGTCGACGAGGGCCTGGATTTCCACCAGCAAGGGACGCGTGCCTTCCTGCGTCACCATCACGCAGGAACCGGGCACCTGGTTGTCGTGCTGCGACAGGAACAGGGCGGACGGATTCGACACGCCTTTCAAGCCCTTTTCCGTCATGGCGAACACGCCCAGTTCGTTGACGGCGCCGAAACGGTTCTTGATGGCGCGCACGAGGCGGAAGCTGGAATGGGCGTCGCCCTCGAAATACAGCACCGTATCGACAATGTGCTCGAGCACGCGGGGACCGGCCAGCGCGCCCTCTTTCGTCACGTGGCCGACCAGAATGATGGTCACGCCCGTCTGCTTGGCCGCCCGCGTCAATTGCGCCGCGCATTCGCGCACTTGCGCCACGGAACCAGGAGCCGAGCTGAGGGCATCCGAATACACGGTCTGGATCGAATCGATCACCACCACTTCCGGCTTCAGGTCGTGCAAGGTGGACAGGATCTTTTCCAGCTGGATCTCGGCCTGCAATTTGAGTTCCTTGGCGTCGATGACGAGGCGCTTGGCCCGCAGGGCGATCTGCGCACCCGATTCCTCGCCGCTGACGTACAGCACGCGCTTGTGGTGCGACATGTTCGCCAGCGCCTGCAGCAGCAGGGTCGACTTGCCGATGCCGGGGTCGCCGCCGATCAGCACGACGCCGCCGGCCACCATGCCGCCGCCCAGCACGCGGTCGAATTCCTCGATGCCCGTGCCGAAGCGGGGCACGTCGATGGCGTCGATATCGTCAAGCGACAACACGGGCGCCGTCTGCGCCAGCGACATGTGCTGCGGATTCGAATAGCGGTTGTTGCCGCCCGTCTCGGGCAGGGTTTCCACCATGGTATTCCACTGGTTGCACGAGGTGCATTGCCCCATCCATTTGTTGCTGATGGCGCCGCAATCGCTGCAGGTATAGGTGGTCTTGACTTTTGCCATGGTGTACTTTGCCCGGGTAAGGTGAAACTGCTGTCTATATATACAGTAAATTCACAGTATATACAAACGGCGGGCCGACGTCACTGTCACGCCTCGATCACCGGAACGCGCGGCGCCAATGCGCACATCAGCTCGTAGCCGATGGTGCCGGCGGCCAGGGCCACCTCGTCGATTGGCATGCCCTGGCCCCACAAGGTGACGGCGCTGCCGACTTTTACTTCCGGCACCTGCGTCAGATCGACCATCAGCATGTCCATCGACACCCGGCCGATGAGGCCAGTGCGCACGCCATCGACGAGCACGGGCGTGCCTTCGGGCGCGTGGCGCGGATAGCCGTCCGCATAGCCGCAGGCCACCACGCCGACCTTGATATTGCCGGCCGCCTCATAGCGGCTGCCGTAGCCCACCACTTCGCCGGCGGCGATATCCTGAATGCCGATAATCTTGCTGCGCAAGGTCATGGTGGGCAGCAAGCCGAACGCTTGCGCGGACATGCCGCCGGGAGCGCCGCTGGGCGTGCCGCCATACAGCATGATGCCGGGCCGCACCCAGTCACTATCGAGATGGTGCAGCAGCACGCCGGCCGAATTGCACAGGCTGCGCGGCAAGGCAGCACCAATGCTGGCCGCGCCAGCTTCGAAACGCAGCATCTGCTGGGCCAGGGGCAAGCGCGTGGGCGCCGCTTCATCGGCATTGGCGAAATGCGTCATCAGGGTGATCGTGCCGACGTGCTGCATGGCACGCAGGCGCGCATACGCACCCGCCACGGCGCCCGGCGTAAAACCCAGGCGGTTCATGCCCGTATTCATTTTCAGGTGCACGTCGATGGCGTGCGGCAAGCACGCCGCCGCCAGCATGTCGATCTGTTCCTCGCAATGCACGCTGCCGTTAAGCTTGTGCTGCGCCATGGCAGGCAAATCGCTGGCGTCGAAAAACCCTTCGAGCAGCAAGATGGGCTTGGTCCAGCCCAGTTCGCGCAAGCGCACGGCGTAATCGACCTCGACCAGCGCCAGGCCATCGGCGTCGGCAAAGCCCCGCATGGCCCGCTCCAGGCCGTGGCCATAGGCATTTGCCTTGACGACGGCCCACACTTTGGCGCCGCGGGCGCCGGCACGGGCGCGCGCCAGATTGTGTTGCATGGCATCGAGATGGATGGTGGCGATGAGGGGCCTGGGCATAAGCGTGACACACGGCAAGTGGGAAAGCCGTATTTTACCGGATGGGCCGCAGGCGCGCGCCGCTAGCGGAGGCAGAATAGGCGCGCAGGACACCATGTACAAAATGCTCACATGTATGTGTATTTTTCTACGGCAGAAAAATTAAGCTTCGCTTAGGCAAGAGGATGCAAAGCAGCCCCTTCCAAACTTGGGGTTTGCCGTTTTTTCGTGGTATAAAGCAAGCCAGATATGATTTCAGGCAATCCAGAATGAATCGTGGTTTTTATACCATCATGGCGGCGCAGTTCTTTTCCTCGCTGGCAGATAACGCCCTCTTTTTTGTCGCCGTCGATTTATTGGTGTCCATGAAATCCCCGGCGTGGATCACGCCGCTGCTCAAACTGTCGTTCGTGCTGTTTTACGTGCTG
Coding sequences within:
- a CDS encoding PilZ domain-containing protein, translated to MSSHGEFVSTMHREKRNTVSVEQRQGARKILRAKAMLVIDGAGPVAARTLDVGPGGMAAVIAEPVPTGKQGKVLFELFYDGAAHIIEARVSVSHCIFSSAGFKVGLTFLQLDMAVSSAISKFMR
- the radA gene encoding DNA repair protein RadA, translated to MAKVKTTYTCSDCGAISNKWMGQCTSCNQWNTMVETLPETGGNNRYSNPQHMSLAQTAPVLSLDDIDAIDVPRFGTGIEEFDRVLGGGMVAGGVVLIGGDPGIGKSTLLLQALANMSHHKRVLYVSGEESGAQIALRAKRLVIDAKELKLQAEIQLEKILSTLHDLKPEVVVIDSIQTVYSDALSSAPGSVAQVRECAAQLTRAAKQTGVTIILVGHVTKEGALAGPRVLEHIVDTVLYFEGDAHSSFRLVRAIKNRFGAVNELGVFAMTEKGLKGVSNPSALFLSQHDNQVPGSCVMVTQEGTRPLLVEIQALVDTSHLPNARRLSVGLEQNRLAMLLAVAHRHAGIAAFDQDVFINAVGGVKITEPAADLAVLLAINSSMRNKPLPRGLVVFGEVGLAGEIRPAPRGQERLREAAKLGFTLAVVPKSNLPKQLIEGLKVIGVERIDEAFNKLRDLE
- the alr gene encoding alanine racemase, with protein sequence MPRPLIATIHLDAMQHNLARARAGARGAKVWAVVKANAYGHGLERAMRGFADADGLALVEVDYAVRLRELGWTKPILLLEGFFDASDLPAMAQHKLNGSVHCEEQIDMLAAACLPHAIDVHLKMNTGMNRLGFTPGAVAGAYARLRAMQHVGTITLMTHFANADEAAPTRLPLAQQMLRFEAGAASIGAALPRSLCNSAGVLLHHLDSDWVRPGIMLYGGTPSGAPGGMSAQAFGLLPTMTLRSKIIGIQDIAAGEVVGYGSRYEAAGNIKVGVVACGYADGYPRHAPEGTPVLVDGVRTGLIGRVSMDMLMVDLTQVPEVKVGSAVTLWGQGMPIDEVALAAGTIGYELMCALAPRVPVIEA